A region from the Triticum aestivum cultivar Chinese Spring chromosome 3D, IWGSC CS RefSeq v2.1, whole genome shotgun sequence genome encodes:
- the LOC123080751 gene encoding uncharacterized protein: MAARALGLAGRALLRPLASPGAQRLLSTDKGPLQGLTNAGDPMSRLIMQARNQTDGGFPRHFAENGFTAGGGRMGGNGFTAADGRMGVNGFTAGDGRMGGNGFTAIGDRMGGTGFTAGDGRSGRFNMEMLRPAGAPRVKRDVLHVTLKGKKTFVTVTDVKGNRKAGASAGCLEDRKGRSRLARYAGEATGEHMGRVASKIGLKSVVVKVKGYSFFRKKKKVIMGFADGFRGERVRTPSPIMHVHDVTQLAHNGCRLPKKVRK; this comes from the exons ATGGCAGCGAGGGCCCTCGGGCTCGCCGGCCGAGCACTCCTGCGACCGCTCGCCTCACCAGGCGCCCAGCGCCTGCTGTCAACTGACAAG GGCCCACTGCAGGGCCTCACGAACGCCGGTGATCCGATGAGCCGCCTCATCATGCAAGCACGGAACCAGACTGACGGCGGTTTTCCCCGTCACTTTGCTGAGAACGGATTCACAGCCGGTGGTGGCAGGATGGGTGGAAACGGATTTACAGCTGCTGATGGCAGGATGGGTGTTAATGGATTCACAGCTGGTGATGGCAGGATGGGTGGAAACGGATTCACAGCCATTGGTGACAGGATGGGTGGAACCGGATTCACTGCCGGTGATGGCAGGTCCGGCCGGTTTAACATGGAAATGCTGCGGCCAGCAGGGGCTCCGCGAGTAAAGAGGGACGTTCTCCACGTCACGCTCAAGGGGAAGAAGACCTTTGTGACTGTGACGGACGTCAAAGGGAACAGGAAGGCTGGGGCTTCCGCTGGCTGTTTGGAGGATCGAAAGGGGCGGTCTCGTCTTGCTCGGTATGCTGGTGAAGCAACAGGGGAACACATGGGGCGAGTTGCCAGCAAGATTGGCCTCAAGTCGGTTGTTGTGAAGGTGAAAGGATACTCCTTtttcaggaagaagaagaaggtgatcATGGGCTTTGCGGATGGTTTCCGGGGCGAAAGAGTGAGGACCCCGTCTCCTATCATGCATGTCCACGACGTGACCCAGCTCGCGCATAATGGATGCCGGCTGCCCAAAAAGGTAAGGAAGTAA
- the LOC123080750 gene encoding probable NADPH:quinone oxidoreductase 2: MDGSSAEVAKVKRAKTVLTVAAISGSLRRASANAGLIRAAAKMCEESIPGLQIDHVDISDLPLLNTDLENVDGNAFPAAVEEFRDRVRGADCFLFASPEYNYSISGPLKNALDWGSRPPNVWADRAGAIVSASGKSGGKRSAYHIRQVGVFLDIHFINKPEGFVSAHHPQSKFNGDGNLIDPETGELLRKILLSLRAFALRLIHGNDSAANSGQGAKVQ, from the exons ATGGACGGCTCGTCGGCGGAGGTGGCGAAGGTGAAGCGGGCGAAGACCGTCTTGACGGTGGCGGCGATCTCCGGCTCCCTCCGCCGGGCCTCGGCCAACGCCGGCCTCATCCGCGCCG CCGCCAAGATGTGCGAGGAGTCCATCCCGGGGCTGCAGATCGACCACGTCGACATCTCCGACCTGCCGCTCCTTAACACCGATCTCGAGAACGTCGACGGCAACGCCTTCCCGGCCGCCGTCGAGGAGTTCCGGGACAGGGTCCGCGGCGCCGACTGCTTCCTCTTCGCCTCCCCCGAGTACAACTACTCCATCTCAG GCCCTCTGAAGAACGCGCTGGACTGGGGGTCGCGGCCACCGAACGTGTGGGCGGACAGGGCCGGCGCCATAGTGAGCGCGTCAGGGAAGTCCGGCGGCAAGAGGTCGGCGTACCACATCCGGCAGGTCGGGGTCTTCCTCGACATCCACTTCATCAACAAGCCGGAGGGGTTCGTCTCGGCGCACCATCCGCAGAGCAAGTTcaacggcgacggcaacctcatcGACCCGGAGACTGGGGAGCTGCTGAGGAAGATCCTTCTTTCCCTCCGGGCGTTCGCGCTCAGGCTCATCCACGGCAACGACTCTGCTGCAAACTCCGGACAAG GTGCTAAGGTTCAGTGA